Proteins encoded by one window of Streptomyces sp. ALI-76-A:
- the ruvA gene encoding Holliday junction branch migration protein RuvA, translated as MIAFVSGKVAALAPDAAVIEVGGVGMAVQCTPNTLSTLRVGQPAKLATSLVVREDSLTLYGFADDDERQTFQLLQTASGVGPRLAQAMLAVHTPDALRRAVATGDEKALTAVPGIGKRGAQKLLLELKDRLGEPLGPPAMGTAISTGWRDQLHAALIGLGYATREADEAVSAVAPQAEAAEGTPQVGQLLKAALQTLNRAR; from the coding sequence ATGATCGCCTTCGTCAGCGGCAAGGTCGCCGCACTCGCCCCCGACGCCGCGGTGATCGAGGTCGGCGGTGTCGGCATGGCCGTCCAGTGCACACCGAACACGCTGTCCACGCTCCGCGTCGGCCAGCCCGCCAAGCTCGCCACCTCCCTCGTCGTACGGGAGGACTCCCTGACCCTGTACGGCTTCGCGGACGACGACGAACGGCAGACCTTCCAGCTGCTGCAGACCGCGAGCGGAGTCGGCCCGCGTCTGGCCCAGGCCATGCTGGCGGTCCACACCCCGGACGCCCTGCGCCGTGCCGTCGCCACCGGCGACGAGAAGGCGCTGACCGCCGTGCCGGGCATCGGGAAGCGAGGCGCGCAGAAGCTGCTGCTGGAGCTGAAGGACCGGCTCGGCGAGCCGCTCGGCCCTCCCGCGATGGGCACGGCGATCAGCACCGGCTGGCGCGACCAGCTGCACGCCGCCCTGATCGGCCTCGGGTACGCGACCCGGGAGGCCGACGAGGCCGTGTCCGCCGTGGCCCCCCAGGCCGAGGCCGCCGAGGGCACGCCCCAGGTGGGCCAGCTGCTGAAGGCGGCCCTGCAGACCCTGAACCGAGCTCGCTGA
- the ruvC gene encoding crossover junction endodeoxyribonuclease RuvC — MRVLGVDPGLTRCGVGVVDGVAGRPLTMLGVGVVRTSADAELGRRLVAIEQGIEQWLDEHRPEAVAVERVFSQHNVRTVMGTAQASAVAMLCAARRGIPVALHTPSEVKAAVTGSGRADKAQVGAMVTRLLRLDAPPKPADAADALALAICHIWRAPAQNRLQQAVALHASKGRTA; from the coding sequence GTGCGGGTACTGGGCGTCGACCCCGGACTCACGCGGTGCGGAGTCGGCGTGGTCGACGGGGTCGCGGGCCGGCCGCTCACCATGCTCGGCGTCGGTGTCGTACGGACGTCGGCGGACGCCGAGCTGGGGCGCCGCCTCGTCGCGATCGAGCAGGGCATCGAACAGTGGCTGGACGAGCACCGGCCCGAAGCCGTCGCCGTGGAGCGGGTGTTCAGCCAGCACAACGTACGGACCGTGATGGGCACCGCGCAGGCCAGCGCCGTCGCCATGCTGTGCGCCGCCCGGCGTGGCATCCCCGTCGCCCTGCACACGCCCAGCGAGGTCAAGGCCGCCGTCACCGGCAGCGGGCGCGCCGACAAGGCACAGGTCGGCGCCATGGTCACCCGGCTGCTGCGGCTGGACGCGCCCCCCAAGCCGGCCGACGCCGCCGACGCCCTCGCGCTCGCCATCTGCCACATCTGGCGCGCCCCCGCCCAGAACCGACTCCAGCAGGCCGTCGCCCTGCACGCATCGAAAGGCCGTACGGCATGA
- a CDS encoding YebC/PmpR family DNA-binding transcriptional regulator, giving the protein MSGHSKWATTKHKKAVIDAKRGKLFAKLIKNIEVAARMGGVDLDGNPTLYDAVQKAKKSSVPNKNIDSAIKRGGGLEAGGADYETIMYEGYGPNGVAVLIECLTDNRNRAASDVRVAMTRNGGSMADPGSVSYLFHRKGVVIVPKGDLSEDDVLGAVLDAGAEEVNDLGESFEILSEATDLVAVRTALQDAGIDYDSADANFVPTMQVELDEEGAKKIFKLIDALEDSDDVQNVFANFDVSDEIMEKVDA; this is encoded by the coding sequence ATGTCCGGCCACTCTAAATGGGCCACGACGAAGCACAAGAAGGCCGTGATCGACGCCAAGCGCGGCAAGCTCTTCGCGAAGCTGATCAAGAACATCGAGGTCGCGGCGCGCATGGGCGGCGTGGACCTGGACGGCAATCCGACGCTGTACGACGCCGTGCAGAAGGCGAAGAAGTCGTCGGTCCCGAACAAGAACATCGACTCGGCGATCAAGCGCGGCGGCGGCCTCGAGGCGGGTGGCGCCGACTACGAGACCATCATGTACGAGGGCTACGGTCCGAACGGTGTCGCGGTGCTCATCGAGTGCCTCACCGACAACCGCAACCGCGCCGCCTCCGACGTCCGCGTCGCCATGACCCGCAACGGCGGCTCCATGGCCGACCCGGGCTCGGTGTCGTACCTCTTCCACCGCAAGGGTGTCGTCATCGTCCCCAAGGGCGACCTGAGCGAGGACGACGTCCTGGGCGCCGTGCTGGACGCGGGCGCGGAGGAGGTCAACGACCTGGGGGAGTCCTTCGAGATCCTCTCCGAGGCCACCGACCTGGTCGCGGTGCGCACCGCCCTCCAGGACGCCGGCATCGACTACGACTCCGCCGACGCCAACTTCGTCCCGACCATGCAGGTCGAGCTGGACGAGGAGGGCGCCAAGAAGATCTTCAAGCTGATCGACGCGCTCGAGGACAGCGACGACGTGCAGAACGTCTTCGCCAACTTCGACGTCAGCGACGAGATCATGGAGAAGGTCGACGCGTAG
- the pdxT gene encoding pyridoxal 5'-phosphate synthase glutaminase subunit PdxT, protein MTDAPVIGVLALQGDVREHLIALAAADAVARPVRRPEELAEVDGLVIPGGESTTISKLAVLFGVMEPLRARVRSGLPVYGSCAGMIMLADKILDPRSGQETVGGIDMIVRRNAFGRQNESFEATVDVKGVPGDPVEGVFIRAPWVESVGAGAEVLAEHDGHIVAVRQGNALATSFHPELTGDHRVHSLFVDLVRANRTAESL, encoded by the coding sequence CTCCAGGGCGACGTACGGGAGCACCTCATCGCCCTGGCCGCGGCCGACGCCGTGGCCAGGCCGGTGCGGCGCCCCGAGGAACTCGCCGAGGTGGACGGCCTGGTCATCCCCGGCGGCGAGTCCACCACCATCTCCAAGCTGGCCGTCCTGTTCGGCGTGATGGAGCCCCTGCGCGCGCGGGTGCGCTCCGGCCTGCCGGTCTACGGCAGCTGCGCCGGCATGATCATGCTCGCCGACAAGATCCTCGACCCGCGCTCGGGCCAGGAGACGGTCGGCGGCATCGACATGATCGTGCGCCGCAACGCCTTCGGGCGCCAGAACGAGTCCTTCGAAGCGACGGTCGACGTGAAGGGCGTCCCGGGGGATCCTGTGGAGGGCGTGTTCATCCGCGCCCCCTGGGTCGAGTCCGTGGGCGCCGGGGCCGAGGTGCTCGCCGAGCACGACGGCCACATCGTCGCGGTCCGCCAGGGCAACGCGCTCGCCACGTCGTTCCACCCGGAACTCACCGGCGACCACCGCGTGCACTCCCTGTTCGTCGACCTGGTACGCGCCAACCGGACAGCGGAGTCCTTGTAG